The following are from one region of the Ignavibacteriota bacterium genome:
- a CDS encoding histidine phosphatase family protein: MKTIYLIRHAKSFWGDQSLPDFDRPLNKRGKRDAPFMGEVLREKNIKPDYFISSPAKRTKKTAIIISDKLNFPAKNIVLIDELYEATSIKILDVINTVDEKYKSIVIVAHNPGLTLLNNYISDKYIDNIPTCGIVGLQVDKKWKEIGKNSCAQLFFEYPKLYLK, encoded by the coding sequence ATGAAAACAATATACCTTATCAGACATGCAAAATCATTCTGGGGTGATCAAAGTCTTCCGGATTTTGATCGTCCATTGAACAAACGTGGTAAAAGAGATGCGCCGTTTATGGGTGAAGTACTTAGAGAGAAGAATATCAAACCAGATTATTTTATTTCAAGTCCTGCTAAACGAACAAAAAAAACTGCGATTATCATTTCAGATAAATTAAACTTTCCAGCAAAAAATATAGTCCTCATTGATGAATTGTATGAAGCAACTTCCATCAAGATTCTTGATGTTATCAACACAGTTGACGAAAAATATAAATCGATTGTAATAGTTGCACATAATCCGGGACTAACACTATTAAACAATTATATTTCTGATAAATATATTGACAATATTCCAACATGCGGAATAGTAGGTTTACAGGTTGATAAAAAGTGGAAAGAGATTGGTAAAAACTCCTGTGCACAACTTTTTTTTGAATATCCAAAATTATACCTGAAGTGA
- a CDS encoding HD domain-containing protein, which produces MSSEILSKVKDYAERTFREKGSTDAYYHNFNHAADVAKVAEEIADASGINENDKEILLIAAWLHDIGHIEKCEGHEAISMEMASGFLRENNYPEDGISKVISLIDVTRLPRNPKNILEDIICDADLHHLGTEKSDFNAELLRNEIESINCCKIPDEVWIKNNLKFFNQHRFYTDYAKDRFQTQKNINYIKLEKKLKKVNKKVEEEKNSVFDESKKEKKKDKEKDKDAGRSIETMFRNTVRTHVDFSSMADTKANIMISVNTLILTIIVSIMIRKLDSNPQLIIPTAILTLTSLVTLVFAILVTRPKVSRGTFTEEDIKEKKVNLLFFGNFHNMSLKDFNWGMKEMMKDKGFLYDNMIMDFYYLGQVLGQKYKKLRICYTIFMYGLIISVLAFAIAFVLNPGTELSPLIE; this is translated from the coding sequence ATGAGCAGTGAAATTCTCAGCAAAGTAAAAGATTATGCAGAAAGAACTTTTCGTGAGAAAGGTTCAACCGATGCTTATTATCATAACTTTAACCACGCAGCAGATGTAGCGAAAGTCGCAGAAGAAATAGCTGATGCATCGGGAATAAATGAAAACGATAAGGAAATATTGTTAATAGCAGCATGGCTTCATGATATTGGTCATATTGAAAAATGTGAAGGTCATGAAGCTATCAGTATGGAGATGGCGTCCGGATTTCTCAGAGAAAATAATTATCCGGAAGATGGAATCAGTAAAGTTATTTCATTAATTGATGTAACGAGATTACCCAGAAATCCAAAAAATATTCTTGAAGATATTATTTGCGATGCAGACCTTCATCATCTTGGTACGGAAAAATCTGATTTTAATGCTGAGCTCCTCAGGAATGAAATTGAATCGATAAATTGTTGTAAAATACCAGATGAAGTTTGGATAAAGAATAATCTTAAATTTTTTAATCAGCATAGATTTTATACTGATTATGCAAAAGACCGATTCCAAACTCAAAAAAATATTAATTATATTAAACTCGAAAAGAAATTAAAAAAGGTTAATAAGAAAGTGGAAGAAGAAAAGAATTCTGTTTTTGACGAATCAAAAAAAGAAAAGAAGAAGGACAAAGAAAAAGATAAAGATGCCGGGCGTTCGATTGAAACGATGTTCCGTAATACTGTTCGTACTCACGTTGATTTTAGTTCAATGGCAGATACTAAAGCCAACATTATGATTAGTGTAAACACATTAATCCTTACGATTATTGTCAGCATAATGATACGAAAGCTTGATTCAAACCCGCAGCTAATTATTCCAACTGCAATACTAACGCTGACCAGCCTTGTAACTCTTGTATTTGCAATACTGGTAACTCGTCCGAAAGTATCACGCGGAACTTTTACTGAAGAAGATATTAAGGAGAAGAAAGTTAATCTTCTCTTTTTTGGCAATTTCCATAATATGTCACTTAAAGATTTTAATTGGGGTATGAAAGAGATGATGAAGGATAAAGGTTTTCTTTACGATAATATGATTATGGATTTCTATTACCTCGGGCAAGTGCTTGGACAAAAATATAAGAAGCTGCGAATCTGTTACACTATTTTTATGTACGGATTAATAATTTCTGTGCTGGCATTCGCAATAGCGTTTGTACTCAATCCCGGCACAGAACTAAGTCCTCTTATAGAATAA
- a CDS encoding T9SS type A sorting domain-containing protein, translated as MLIHTKLFSFILLSTYILAQNSEKQTSLLIGENFRIFPGNASQTEVFSINHPYNPDIIFVSANTIVFSPFFISEGIYVTSNGGNNWYGSDTCKGTPIQLHGGDPGITINKNGTFILTRRGFSPGLYSHYSTDNGITWSNQKTITNDDLERASMTSDVHPSSSYYGRSYAAWVKFAPPFPINFAYTDNGGLTWSTPVAINNPIQRSAGGDMAMGPNGKVLVCWAGVTSVSPFTEDFVGFAYSTNGGTNWQRTENAFDINGINGLFPQKGNIRVNGLPDIAVDTTGGSRNGWIYIITTQRNLAPAGSDPDVILNRSTDGGQTWSAGIRVNQDPINNGKIQYFPAIHVDKTGGLNIIFYDDRNTTPDSTGVFLARSEDGGNTWKEFEISDKNFKPIPIGGLGQGYQGDNISITSANNKLWPFWMDNRTGVYQIWTVPIDISLVNVEPSSEAISEFQLEQNYPNPFNPNTKIRFRISDFGFVSLKIFDVLGNEIATLINEEKPMGNYEVEFITNDKSSGIYFYQLTAGSFTDTKKMILLR; from the coding sequence ATGCTCATTCACACAAAATTGTTCAGTTTTATCTTACTCTCAACATACATTCTTGCTCAAAATTCAGAAAAGCAGACTTCATTGTTAATCGGTGAAAATTTTAGAATTTTTCCAGGCAATGCATCCCAGACCGAAGTCTTTTCGATAAACCATCCTTATAATCCGGATATAATTTTCGTATCGGCAAACACTATAGTTTTCAGCCCGTTTTTTATTAGTGAAGGGATTTATGTTACTTCTAATGGTGGAAATAACTGGTATGGTTCTGATACTTGCAAAGGCACACCCATTCAATTGCATGGCGGCGATCCTGGAATTACTATAAATAAAAACGGCACTTTTATTTTAACCAGACGCGGGTTTTCTCCCGGATTATATTCACATTACTCTACTGATAATGGAATAACTTGGTCTAATCAGAAAACGATTACAAACGACGATCTTGAAAGGGCCTCAATGACATCTGATGTTCATCCATCAAGTTCATATTACGGAAGAAGCTATGCTGCCTGGGTCAAATTTGCTCCTCCATTTCCAATTAATTTTGCGTACACTGACAATGGAGGTTTAACATGGTCAACTCCGGTTGCTATTAACAATCCTATTCAACGAAGTGCCGGAGGTGATATGGCGATGGGTCCAAACGGCAAAGTTTTGGTTTGCTGGGCTGGTGTTACTTCTGTTTCTCCCTTTACTGAAGACTTTGTTGGATTTGCTTACTCAACGAATGGCGGAACTAACTGGCAGCGTACAGAGAATGCATTTGATATAAATGGAATCAACGGATTGTTCCCACAAAAAGGAAATATCAGAGTAAACGGTTTACCTGATATTGCAGTGGATACAACTGGTGGTTCACGAAATGGCTGGATATACATAATTACAACTCAACGAAATCTGGCGCCTGCAGGTAGTGATCCGGATGTTATACTTAATCGTTCAACCGATGGAGGACAAACCTGGTCAGCCGGAATCAGAGTTAATCAGGACCCGATTAATAACGGAAAGATTCAATACTTCCCTGCTATTCACGTTGATAAGACAGGTGGATTGAATATAATTTTTTATGATGACCGGAATACAACTCCGGATTCAACAGGAGTATTTTTAGCCCGATCTGAAGATGGTGGAAATACATGGAAAGAATTTGAAATAAGTGATAAGAATTTTAAACCAATACCAATTGGAGGTTTGGGGCAAGGTTATCAGGGCGATAATATTTCAATCACTTCTGCAAATAACAAACTTTGGCCATTCTGGATGGATAACAGAACTGGTGTTTATCAGATTTGGACAGTGCCAATTGATATTTCATTGGTTAATGTTGAGCCATCTTCGGAAGCGATTTCTGAATTTCAACTAGAACAAAATTACCCTAATCCTTTTAATCCAAATACAAAAATAAGATTTCGGATTTCGGATTTCGGATTTGTATCTTTAAAAATATTTGACGTTTTAGGAAATGAAATTGCGACGTTAATAAATGAAGAAAAACCGATGGGTAATTATGAAGTCGAATTTATTACAAATGATAAATCTAGTGGGATTTATTTCTATCAATTAACTGCAGGTTCGTTTACAGATACAAAGAAGATGATATTACTGAGATAA
- a CDS encoding T9SS type A sorting domain-containing protein gives MNLLKIFILNLLILLSKPIFGQNFWERIDSPTDNFLRTLHFADSLHGWVGGDSGAIFYTSDGGTNWVQQQTNTNNKIMRLFFLDNNRAWALAWADVLDKNSTFYGTEILTTTDGGQTWSVSQYREENVFLRGIYFIDTLKGFAGGEPTKFLQTTDGGINWEPAKIDTSTFAFFPVIDFKFYNDIYGYACGGRFDIAGVIWRTTNAGGNWTAIDTAFAPADQVYDIHFFDSTHVMGVGGDPDLFGVGILHSTDAGNSWNYFEIGVFGQAHAVSFRTENEGWAVVPTSENFVTTFDYGQTWTSYTTPDSSRLYDIIFTDSLTGFAVGEEGVILKYKYQKPNNVNQISDVVQDFTLFQNYPNPFNPATTIRYNLNEPGYATIKIFNTLGGQIQTLINDYKESGSYEIEWNAINVASGIYFIQLSVNGNVITKKMMLLK, from the coding sequence ATGAATCTTCTAAAAATCTTCATTTTAAACCTTTTAATACTTTTAAGTAAACCAATATTTGGTCAAAACTTTTGGGAACGCATAGACAGTCCCACAGATAATTTTTTAAGAACACTTCACTTTGCTGACAGCCTTCATGGCTGGGTTGGTGGGGATTCTGGTGCAATCTTTTACACAAGTGATGGTGGAACAAATTGGGTTCAACAGCAGACTAATACAAACAATAAAATAATGCGTTTGTTTTTTCTTGATAACAACAGAGCCTGGGCATTAGCGTGGGCTGATGTGTTAGATAAAAATAGTACATTTTATGGAACGGAGATTTTAACAACTACCGATGGTGGTCAGACCTGGAGTGTCAGTCAGTACAGAGAAGAGAATGTTTTTCTCAGGGGAATTTATTTTATTGATACGTTAAAAGGTTTTGCCGGTGGTGAGCCAACTAAATTCCTTCAAACAACTGACGGAGGAATTAACTGGGAGCCTGCAAAAATCGATACGAGTACGTTTGCATTCTTTCCTGTCATTGATTTCAAATTTTACAATGATATTTATGGGTATGCTTGTGGCGGAAGATTTGATATTGCCGGAGTAATCTGGCGAACCACGAATGCAGGAGGAAACTGGACTGCGATTGATACTGCTTTTGCACCAGCTGATCAGGTTTATGATATTCATTTCTTCGACTCAACTCACGTTATGGGTGTAGGTGGGGATCCTGATTTATTTGGTGTCGGTATCTTACATTCGACAGATGCAGGAAATTCGTGGAACTACTTTGAAATTGGAGTATTTGGTCAAGCTCATGCCGTTTCATTTAGAACTGAAAATGAAGGATGGGCTGTTGTACCTACCTCCGAAAATTTTGTTACAACTTTCGATTATGGTCAAACATGGACAAGTTATACAACACCTGATAGTTCAAGATTGTATGACATTATCTTTACTGACTCACTTACCGGATTTGCAGTTGGTGAAGAAGGAGTGATACTTAAATACAAGTATCAAAAGCCAAATAATGTTAATCAGATATCAGATGTAGTTCAGGATTTTACTTTATTTCAGAATTATCCTAACCCATTCAATCCAGCCACAACAATCAGGTATAATTTGAATGAGCCCGGATATGCAACAATCAAAATATTTAATACTCTCGGTGGTCAAATTCAAACATTGATAAATGATTACAAGGAAAGCGGAAGTTATGAAATTGAATGGAATGCAATCAATGTAGCGAGCGGTATATACTTTATCCAGCTAAGTGTGAATGGTAATGTGATAACAAAAAAAATGATGCTGCTAAAATAA